One Cupriavidus taiwanensis DNA window includes the following coding sequences:
- a CDS encoding IclR family transcriptional regulator yields the protein MTARPELPGFADDDAGQARDPQFATTLARGIDILLAYRVGESLLGNKDFAERTGLSRPTVARLTHTLTTLGYLRRDAAQGKYRLGAAVLTAGYSLLAGMHVRQIAQPLMKALANELGGAVSLGLRDRISMVYVETARSTDRLRYTPDIGATLPILTTAIGRAWLCRAPVRERDETLNRLKLADPEGYARFAAQFARIRGALEQNGFCSCRAEWREDVYAFAVPLSRALDGRLFVVNCAIPAQQKTFSALEREAAPRLVALVQELEARLGMR from the coding sequence ATGACTGCACGCCCCGAACTTCCCGGCTTCGCCGACGACGACGCCGGCCAGGCGCGCGACCCGCAGTTCGCGACCACGCTGGCGCGCGGCATCGACATCCTGCTTGCCTACCGCGTGGGCGAATCCCTGCTGGGCAACAAGGACTTCGCCGAGCGCACCGGCCTGTCCCGGCCGACCGTGGCACGCCTGACGCACACGCTGACCACGCTCGGCTACCTGCGCCGCGACGCCGCGCAAGGCAAGTACCGGCTGGGCGCCGCGGTGCTGACGGCCGGTTATTCGCTGCTGGCAGGCATGCACGTGCGCCAGATCGCCCAACCGCTGATGAAAGCGCTGGCGAACGAGCTTGGCGGTGCGGTATCCCTGGGCCTCCGCGACCGCATCAGCATGGTCTACGTGGAAACCGCACGCTCCACCGACCGGCTCCGCTACACGCCGGATATCGGCGCGACGCTGCCGATCCTGACCACCGCAATAGGCCGCGCCTGGCTCTGCCGCGCACCCGTGCGCGAACGCGACGAGACCCTCAACCGCCTGAAGCTGGCCGACCCCGAAGGCTATGCGCGCTTTGCCGCGCAGTTTGCGCGCATCCGCGGCGCTCTCGAGCAGAACGGGTTCTGCAGTTGCCGCGCAGAGTGGCGCGAGGACGTCTACGCCTTCGCCGTGCCGCTGTCGCGCGCGCTCGACGGGCGGCTGTTCGTCGTCAATTGCGCCATCCCCGCGCAGCAGAAGACGTTTTCCGCCCTGGAACGCGAGGCAGCGCCACGACTGGTCGCGCTTGTGCAAGAGCTGGAAGCACGGCTCGGCATGCGCTAG
- a CDS encoding acyl-CoA dehydrogenase family protein, translating into MEDLTEFRQETRAWLEANCPPEMREPMRSDEDLCWGGRKFRFQSEAQRQWLVRMAERGWTVPEWPHEYGGGGLTRAQAQVLREEMAALNCRAPLKSFGISMLGPALLKYGTEAQKREHLPCIARGEIRWCQGYSEPNAGSDLAALQTRADDLGDHFLVNGQKIWTSYADKSDWIFCLVRTDFTSRKHTGISFILFDMETPGVQTRPITLISGKSPFCETFFDNVRVAKSNLVGEINAGWEIAKYLLTHEREMIGGNAAGAVGSTDRPLGATAVAGIGLNALGELDDPMLRAQVASFEIDEAAFACLRRRAAELAGQGGLAAFSSVLKYYGAELNKRRYELLMSAGGSDALEWEGARSNEGKLARGWLRTKANSIEGGTTEVQLNIIAKRLLGLPRA; encoded by the coding sequence TTGGAAGACCTGACTGAATTCCGCCAGGAAACAAGGGCCTGGCTTGAGGCGAACTGCCCGCCGGAAATGCGTGAGCCGATGCGCAGCGACGAAGACCTCTGCTGGGGCGGACGCAAGTTCCGCTTCCAGTCCGAGGCGCAACGCCAGTGGCTGGTGCGCATGGCAGAGCGTGGCTGGACCGTGCCCGAATGGCCGCACGAATACGGCGGCGGCGGCCTCACCCGCGCCCAGGCGCAGGTGCTGCGCGAGGAAATGGCCGCGCTCAACTGCCGCGCGCCGCTGAAGAGCTTCGGCATCTCGATGCTCGGCCCGGCCCTGCTCAAGTACGGCACCGAAGCGCAGAAGCGCGAGCACTTGCCGTGCATCGCGCGCGGCGAGATACGCTGGTGCCAGGGCTACTCCGAACCCAACGCCGGCTCCGACCTGGCTGCCCTGCAGACCCGTGCCGACGACCTGGGCGACCACTTCCTGGTCAACGGCCAGAAGATCTGGACCTCTTACGCCGACAAGTCCGACTGGATCTTCTGCCTGGTGCGCACGGACTTTACCTCGCGCAAGCACACCGGCATCAGCTTCATCCTGTTCGACATGGAGACGCCCGGCGTACAGACGCGTCCGATCACGCTGATCTCCGGCAAGTCGCCGTTCTGCGAGACGTTCTTCGACAATGTGCGCGTGGCGAAATCCAACCTCGTCGGCGAGATCAATGCCGGTTGGGAGATCGCGAAATACCTGCTGACGCATGAGCGCGAGATGATCGGTGGCAATGCAGCGGGTGCCGTCGGCAGCACCGACCGGCCTCTTGGCGCCACGGCGGTGGCCGGCATCGGCCTGAATGCGCTCGGCGAACTGGACGATCCGATGCTGCGCGCGCAAGTTGCCAGCTTCGAGATCGACGAGGCGGCCTTCGCCTGCCTGCGCAGACGCGCGGCCGAACTGGCCGGACAAGGCGGGCTGGCCGCCTTCTCTTCGGTCCTGAAGTACTACGGCGCCGAGCTGAACAAGCGCCGCTACGAACTGCTGATGAGCGCCGGCGGCAGTGATGCCCTGGAATGGGAGGGCGCGCGCAGCAACGAAGGCAAGCTCGCGCGCGGCTGGTTGCGCACCAAGGCCAATTCGATCGAAGGCGGCACCACCGAGGTACAACTCAACATCATCGCCAAGCGCCTGCTTGGCCTGCCCCGCGCCTGA